A window of Methylocaldum szegediense genomic DNA:
AGCTGAAATGCATCGCGACCATCGAATGAAAGCGGAGAACCGCCGTGAGAGAACTCAAGCCTTTCAACTTCCGCGAGTGGATAGACCAACACCGCCATCTGCTCAAGCCCCCGGTTTGCAACAAACAGGTGTTCGAGGACGCGGAATTCATCGTCATGGTGGTGGGCGGCCCCAACCGCCGCAAGGATTATCACTACGACGAAGGCGAGGAGTTCTTCTACCAGATCGAGGGCGACATGGTTCTCAAGATTATGGAGGACGGGAAACCCAAGGACATCCACATCCGGGAAGGCGACATCTTCCTGCTACCGCCGCGCGTCCCCCATTCCCCCCAGCGCTTCGCCGACACGGTGGGACTGGTCATCGAGCGGAAGCGAAGACCATCGGAAAAGGACGGTCTCCTCTGGTACTGCGACAACTGTTCGACCTTGCTCTACGAGGAATATTTCCATCTCGAAAACATCGAGAAAGATTTGCCCCCGGTTTTCGAGCGGTTCTATTCGAGCGAGCAAAACCGGACGTGCAAGAAGTGCGGGATGGTGATGGAGGTGCCTTGAATACACACTCATTTAATCCGTAGGCTGCGCACGTTACGTCCGCCCCTCAGTTCCCTCTCCTTTCGGGAGAGGGTTAGGGTGAGGGGATCAAAACTAGGTTTTCTTCCGATGAAACAACTGGCGAGATCGCTACGAAAACAACAGACCAACGCGGAAAAATTATTGTGGAGCCGGTTGAGAAACCGCCAGCTACAAGGTTGCAAATTCCGCCGGCAACAACCCATTGGCCCCTACATCGCAGACTTCCTCAGCCTAGAACCGAAGCTGATCATCGAACTCGATGGTGGGCAGCATGCCGAACAACAGGAACAGGATAATCAGCGAACCCGATACTTACACGCTTTGGGTTATCGGGTGTTGCGATTTTGGAACCACGAAGTACTAAACGATCTTGATGCGGTGTTGGAGGCAATTCGGATTGCCATAGTTGTTCGATCCCCTCACCCCAACCCTCTCCCGGAGGGAGAGGGAGCAAAGGCGGTTTGAACAAAGCTCGTCAGTGAGCGAGTGGAAAGTAGACATGCTCAAAATCGACATCCATACCCACATCCTCCCGAAGAACTGGCCCGATCTTCGCGAGCGGTATGGCTACGGCGGATTCATTCAGCTCGATCATTACCGCCCGGGCTGTGCCCGCATGCTGAGGGACGGCGAATGTTTCCGGGAAATCCGGAGCAACTGCTGGGATGCCGGGACCCGGCTCAAGGACTGCGATGAATTCGGCGTGCAGGTTCAAGTGCTTTCTACCGTGCCGGTCATGTTTTCCTATTGGGCGAAACCGGAGCATACCCTTGACCTTTCGAAACTGCTGAACGACCACATCGCCGGCGTCGTCGCCGAGTTTCCCAAACGCTTCGTAGGGCTGGGCACCCTGCCCATGCAGGCGCCTGACCTCGCCGTCCGGGAGCTGGAGCGTTGCGTCCGGGAGCTTAAATTGGCCGGAGTCGAAATCGGCACGCACGTCAACGGCTTCAACCTGAACGAGACGCTCTTCTTCCCTGTCTACGAGGCAGCGGAAGACTTGGGAGCGGCCATATTCGTCCATCCTTGGGACGTTCTCGCTAACGAGCGGATGAAGAAATACTGGCTGAGCTGGCTGGTCGGCATGCCTGCGGAAACCGCCCTGGCTATCTGCTCGATGATCTTCGGCGGCGTCTTCGAGAAGTTTCCGCGGCTTCGGGTGGCGTTCGCCCATGGCGGCGGGGCGTTTCCAGGCATTTACGGCCGTATTCAGCACGGTTTCGAGGTGCGTCCTGATCTTTGCGCCGTGGACAATCCAGTTGGGCCGAGCGAATACCTGGGGCGCTTCTATGTGGACTCGTGCGTCAACGACCCCCGCCTCTTGCAGTGTCTGATCGGTCTCCTAGGCGAGAACGCAATCGCCCTCGGTTCCGACTATCCGTTTCCGCTGGGAGAGCTTCAGCCCGGCAAGATGATCGCCGAGATGGCGCTGCCGCAATCGACCAAGGCGCGGCTGTTTCACGGCACCGCCCTGGAATGGCTCGGCATGACAGCGGAATCCTTCACATGACCGCCGTCGATTTCCATATTGGGCCACGGGTCTACCGAATCGATTCGTCGAACTACTTCGACCTGTCCATACCCGTCGCTTTCGACGGCGCAGGACTCAGCGCCTTCGGCCTACCGCCCGCCGGCGTGAGCACGGTGGAGAACGCCTGGTTCGTTGGAGACACCCGGCGCGGTGGCAGTTGCAACGTGAAGGAATACCAATTCATTCCCCACTGCCACGGCACCCATACGGAATGCGTGGGCCATATCGTCGATCAGGAAGTGTTGGTTACCGAAATTCTGAAGGATGCCTGGATTCCGGCCACCCTGATTTCCGTGAAAGTCGAAAACGGCGCGGACTGCCCGGAAACCTACATCCCACACAAGGCCGACGACGATAGGCTCATTACCCGGCGAACGCTCATCGAAAAGCTAACGAGTCTGGACGACGAAGACTTTCACCAAGCCCTCATCATCCGCACGCTCCCCAATTCACCGTCCAAACGAACATGGCGCTATGTCACAGCGCCTTATTTTTCCAATGAGGCCGTGGCGGAAATCGTCCGCCGCGGCGTGGAACATCTCTTGGTGGATATTCCGTCGGTCGATCGCATGGAAGACGAGGGACGGCTGTCGAATCATCGCCTTTTCTGGGAGCTGCCGCCAGACGCCCACGATTTGAATCTCTGCAAAGCGCCTTTTCGAACGATTACCGAGTTCATCTTCGCGGCCGACAACATTCCGGACGGTTATTGCCTGCTCGAGCTTCAAGTCGCGCCTTTTCTTGGCGACGCAGTGCCCAGCCGGCCCCTGGTCTACCCCGTGGAGGTTCCATGAGGTTCGAAGCCCACCGATCACTCGCCGAAGCGATGGACCGCGCCGACGCGCTCGGTTCCTATCGGGATTGCTTCTATATTCCGAAACGGCAAGACGGCTCGGAAGAGATCTATTTCTGCGGAAATTCCTTGGGCCTTCAGCCGAAATCGGCGCGGAACTACGTGGACGAGGTACTGGTGGCCTGGAAGCGCATGGGTGTGCGGGGCCACTTCGAAGGAGACCGTCCCTGGCTGCCTTACCATGAATTCGCGACCGAGAAGCTGGCCCGGCTGGTGGGCGCCCTGCCGGTCGAAGTGGCGGCGATGAATTCGCTGACGGTCAACTTGCATCTTCTGATGGTGAGCTTTTACCGTCCGACGCCGGAGCGCCACAAAATCCTCATCGAGGAGCACGCTTTTCCCTCGGACCGCTACGCCGTGGCATCCCAGATCGCTTTTCACGGCTTCGATCCGGACGAATCGCTGATCGAGGCCAAGGCACGTCCGGGCGAAGCGACTCTTCGCACGGAGGACGTACTGGAGCTCATCGAACGGGAAGGCGACGACATCGCGCTGATCCTGTGGCCGGGAGTACAGTTCTACACGGGGCAAGCCTTCGCTATGGCCGAAATTGCCGAGATCGGGCACCGGAAAGGCTGCGTGGTCGGTTTTGATCTGGCCCATGCTGTGGGCAATCTGGTCTTGAAATTGCACGACTGGAACGCGGATTTCGCCGTCTGGTGTTCCTACAAATATCTGAACGCGGGACCCGGTGCGGTTGCCGGTTGCTTCGTGCACGAGCGTCATGCCGAGCGCTTTGATCTTCCCCGTTTTGCCGGCTGGTGGGGGCACAACAAGTCGACCCGTTTCGTCATGCCGGCGAGATTTAGCCCTTTGCCCGGCGCCGAGGGCTGGCAGTTGAGCAACCCGCCCATCCTTTCCCTGGCACCTTTGCTCACTTCATTGGAGCTGTTCGATCAGGTGGGAATGGATGCACTGCGAGCGAAGTCGGAAAGCTTAACCGGTTATCTGGAGACTTTGTTAAAAGAGTGCTGTGAAGACCGGATCACCATTCTCACCCCGTCCGAACCCAGCGCCAGGGGCTGTCAGCTTTCGATCAGGCTGAAAGGGAATGGCGGAAAGATGCCCTCTCTAGGCCCTCACCCCCTGCCCCTCTCCCAGGGGGAGAGGGGGGGTCATGTCCCTCTCCCCCTGGGAGAGGGATTTAGGGTGAGGGACGACAAACGCGGCAAGAAGGTCTACGACGCTTTAATCGCCTCCGGAATTACTTGCGATTGGCGCGAACCCGACGTGATCCGCGTGGCGCCGGTTCCGTTTTACAACCGCTATACCGAGGTCTTCGATTTCGTGGAGCGGCTTAAGGGAGTGATCGACAATGAAAGATAAGGAAATCACCCTCGTCGGCGGCGGACTCGCCGGGTGTCTGCTCGCCGTTTTCCTGGCCCGGCGCGGGTTTCCCGTTCGGGTTTTCGAGCGCCTGCCGGACATGCGCAAACACCCGATCCCGGCGGGCCGCTCGATCAATCTGTCCTTGTCCGCTCGCGGCATTCATGCCCTAAAGGAAGCCGGTCTGTATGGCGAAGTCGAAAGGCATCTGGTCGCCATGCCGGGCCGTATGATTCACGACCGAGAGGGCAATCTGCTCTATCAGCCTTATGGCCGCGACGAATCCGCCGTCCATTATTCGGTGGAAAGAGCCGTGCTCAACAAGATCCTGCTTGATGGGGCCGAGGCCGCCGGAGCGCAGTTATTTTTCGGCGAAAAATGCGAGGGGCTGGATTTCAGCGACCGTTTCCTGCAACTCTATCGGGAAGCGGACGGCTACCGGCGCACCCTCCCCTTCGAAACCGTGATCGGCACCGACGGCGCGGGCTCGGCGGTGCGCCGGGCGATGATCGTTCAGAAAGGCATCGACTGCCGCGACGAGCATCTGCCGCACGGCTACAAGGAACTGGTCATTCCGCCGAAGCCCGACGGTGGGTTCGCGTTGGAGAAGAATGCCCTGCATATCTGGCCGCGCGGCGGGTTCATGCTGATCGCCCTGCCCAACCGAGACGGCAGTTTTACCGCTACCTTGTTCCTGCCGCATTCGGGTCCCGAGAGTTTCCGGACGCTAATGGACGAACAGGCCATCCTGCGCTTTTTCGCGACCGAATTTCCCGACGTGCTTCCCCTGATGGCCGACCCGGTTCATGATTTCCTGAACCGTCCCACCGGGACACTGGGCACGATCCGCTGCTTTCCCTGGCATGTCGCCGACAAGGCGCTGATCCTGGGCGATGCCGCCCATGCGGTGGTGCCTTTTCATGGGCAAGGCATGAACTGCGCTTTCGAGGACTGCGTCGTCCTCGACCGGCTGCTCGACGAACACGAGGACTTCGAAAGCCTTTATCGCGACTTCGAGGCCCGCAGGAAGCCGAACGCAGAGGCCATTGCCGACATGGCATTGGAAAACTACGTGGAGATGCGTGATGCCGTCCGCGACCCCAAGTTTCACTTGCGCAAGCACATCGAGTGGCTGCTTGAGGAGCGTCATCCCGGCCGGTTTATCCCGCGCTACGCCATGGTCATGTTTCACCGCATTCCCTATGCCGTCGCCCAGAAGCGGGGCGACATCCAGGCCGAGATCATTGACCGGTTGTCGGAATCCATAAACCGCGTGGACGATGTGGACCTCGATCTGGCCGACCGGCTCGTCGCGGAAAGCTTGGAACCCTTGGCTTCACAGGCCGCGTACGATCTCCGATAGCGCTCAGGCTCATGAAACAGTGACAGGTCTTATGGAGAAGGTGCTTTCGGTTCCTTTTCTCTCAGGAAGAACGTTGGGGTGAGGGGGACGAAATGAAGGAACTTCCTTTTCTATCCCCTCACCCCAACCTTCTCCCGGAGGGAGAAAGGGCGGAATGCATAAGTCCTGAGTGAAACATTCTTGATCGGTTGCCGTTTCCGGGTTGATGCGCCACTCTCTTGTCCGACTGAACAGGCCCGATCGCGTCCGGGTTTTGTTTCGGCTGAGTCCGGCCGCCGGAGCGAGCCGCATGCAGTTGGAGACCCGTCGGGGGGAATAGAACAATACGGCAATCGGGCTCGCCGATTTCGTCACTAGAGCGTTTTCATTTTGTTTATACAGTAGATCTACGTTGCGGAAATCATTTAGCTGTAGTGGAAGTAGGGTGTGGTGAGCGAAGCGAACCGTTCGCGGATGGCTTCCAGTATGGAGTCCAGTTAGTCCTGCCTGACTTCCTTTCCCCTCGGTTGCCTTTCAATGAAGATGAAAACGCTTTAAGGTCTGAATGGGGGTTACAACGATGGCGCTACAAGAATACGAAAAACGGCTCTTAGAGTTTCTGGTCGCGGAGTTCGAGGCGTGTCACATCGACTCTGACGATCCGATCGCCAAGACCGGCAAGGAAATCGTTCAGCTTTACAAGGATCAACCGGATAGTCTCAGCCGAAGCCACATCTTCAAGCTGGACATGATCATGCTCCATCTGCAGCCGACGGAGCGGTTGCTGCAGCGGGCCGACACCCTACGACTCAAATATATGGAATTTGCCGGAGCGAAGATGGCTGCCGTCTATCGTCCGCCGCAACTGCCGCCGCTCGATCAATTCAACGACGCCGCCAGGCGCCTGTTGCTGGCCGACTTGCAGAACATGCTCCAGTTCATTCACTGGAGCTACTTCTTCACCCCTATCCGCGAAGGCATATGGAACAGCATCGTGCGTTGGGCGGCCGGCGCCATGGCCTTTTACACCTCCATCTGGCTCGCGGGCTGCTGGTTCTTTCTCCAAATCGGAAGGAATTTCTATGCCACGCTGCTCACGGTCGTTTATGCCGGCGTCATGGGAGGATTCATCAGCTCCCAGCGGAGGATGCAGATGATCCCGATCGAGGGCGATCCCCTCGCCAGCATTTACGCGCTCGAAAACGGACGGAATTTTTACTGGCTGGCCCCGCTCATGGGAGCAGTTTTCGCCGTCGTTCTGATGCTCATGTTCCAGAGCGGGGTCATTGAAAGCTCCGTCTTTCCCAAGTTTGGGACACCGGAAATCTCAGACAGCCAGGTCGCAGCCGCCGAGTCGATAGGACCAATCCCGGCCGCCTCGAAAACGCAGAAATTCGTCTTGCCAGTCAATTCCACGGACGACGCACTCCTGTTTCTCTGGTGCTTCCTCGCCGGGTTCGCCGAGCGCTTCGTGCCCGATGCCTTGGAACGGCTTATCAGCCGCACGGACGCTTTTTCCAAAGCCCCGCCTCCGCCACCGGCCGCGCGGACCGAAGGAGTCGCACCGCCGTCCAAGGGTGTGGGCGAGCTTGCGGCACCGTCCGACGACGCCAAGCAACCCACGCCGGCGGATTCGCAATCGGAACCAAAGGATCGATCGATGATTCAAAGTTGAGAGACTTCGGGCCGATTTTGTCTTCGCTGGAAAATCCGCAGGGAGGCGAGTATGCGATTCGGTAGCAAGGCGATTTCACATGGAGCCGCCCCCGTATGGCTAGGCGGCCTGGTTCTTCCCCTGGCGATGGCCTCGGGCCCGGTCGGCGGCAAGCCGTATGATGCCGCGGCCGAGGCGCAAACGCCGAGAGCCGCTCCCTCGTCCCGGCCGGAGTCGCAGAAATCGGAGCATGACCGTTCCGATGTTTTCCGTGCCTCCGAATCCCCGCCTTCCTCGAACGCTCTCGAGAGCCAGCCCGACCAGGGCAAGGCACTGGGCTTCGATTTCTACCGCGACCCCCTCAATGCCAAGAAGCCCATGCAGACGTTCGAAGAAATCATGAAGGAGGACAAGGCGGCCAAGCCCAAGATCATGGAGGATCAGCGAAAACTCTTGGAAAGCCGCTACGATTTGACCCCGCGATTCCATCCCGAGGCGAAAATGTCGCGGGGCAAACCGATTCCGGTGGGTCCAACCGCGCGCTTGCGCGACGGCGTTACCTGGGACTCGCTGGCCGCGATGACGCCCGAGGAGATTCGCGAAAAAGGACTTTTCCCCTACCCGGCGCTGCCGCATCCGAAGCAAGCCACCGGCGGCCAGGTCTTCCCGAAGATGCAGATCGAGATGTTCCCGCGGCTGGAGCGCTTCGACGTGGAATTCGATTTGCCCGAAGCCTTCCTGCCCGAGTTTCCGCCCGCCATGTTTCTGCAGAATCGGCCCGAACTGGGCGACGTATCGCGCGGCGAGGTGGTCTCGATCAACAATTATTACCGGCTGTTCAAGGACATCCTGACCCCGGTCCAGCTCGATGGGCTGCGCTTGCTGCTGACGCCGTTTCCGCAGGAGGAATTCAATCCCACCGACGATCGGAAAAGCGAACAGCCGAGCCTCGGCGTCACCTGCCTCGACTGCCACGTCAACGGCCATACCACCGGACAATTCCACCTAAATCCGGACAACCGGCCGCAGGAACGGCGTCTCCGTCTCGACACGGTCAGCCTGCGCGGCGTGTTCAATCAGCAGCTGCACGGCTCTAAGCGGAGTCTCCGCTCGGTCGAGGATTTTACCGAATTCGAATTCCGCACCGCCTATTTCAACGGCGATCCGATCCACGCCATGAAAAAAGGTTTTACTCAATTCGATCGCGTCCAGGTTTCGCACATGGCGCAGATGCAGAACATGTTCGACTTCCCGCCGGCGCCCAAACTCGACGTCGCCACCGCCCGGCTCGATCCGACGAAAGCCACCGATGCCGAGCGCCGCGGCGAGCAAGTGTTCTTCGGCAAGGGCAGATGCGCCGAATGCCATAGACCGCCCGTCTATCTCGACGACCGCATGCACGATCTCCGGCTCGAACGTTTCGTCAACGAGCCGCCCACCGGACCGATAAAGACGTTCACCCTGCGCGGCATCAAGGACAGCCCGCCCTACATGCACGACGGACGCTGCCTGACCCTGGAGGATACGGTGGAATTTTTTAACCTGGTGCTGGGGCTCAAATTGAACGCGCAGGAAAAGTCGGATTTGGCGGCGTTCATGCGAGCGTTGTAAGCGCCCACTTCCCGCTTCTTGGCGAGTTCCCAATTCCCGATCGGGAAAGCCGCGCGGGAAGCTCCGGATTCTCGCAGCACGTAGGATGCGGTGACCGAAGGGAACCGCATCGTTCGCGGGCGCCACCGGTGCGGTTCGTTCCTCACCGCACCCTACGCAATCGCATACGGTCTGGCCGGGAGCGCCGGAACCACCCTTCCAATCGCAAACGGTGTCTCCGGGAGCGCCGAAGCCACCCTTCCAATCGCAAATGGCGTCTCCGGGAGCGCCGTCCTACGATCGTACCGCTGTAGGCACGTAGGATGCGGTGAAAACCGAACCGCACGATCTTACTTGGGAACGAGCGCGAACCCGAACATGAGGATCGGCGGCCAAGATCGCCGGCCTGGGCTAAACTAAGCGTCAAATCTTTTTCAGACCCGAATGTGAAGGAATATCAATTCATCGAAACGCGGCGAGCGGATTGGGAGGCCTGGGATCGGTGGCTGAAGGGCGGGACTGGCGATAAAGGGGAGCCGAACGGGGCTTCCGGCACCGAGGCGGCCGCAGCGTCGATTACCGCGGAAACCTTGCCGCGACAGTTTCGGAGCTTGTGCCGGGATTTGTCTCTGGCGCGGGACCGCCGCTATTCGGAACCCCTGCTGGACGCTTTACGCGACCGGGTTCTCGCAGCCCATCAGCGCATTTACGGCGCACGCAGGGCTGCGGGCAGGCGGTGGCTTCGTTACGTGCTGCACGATCTGCCGGTTCTGGTGCGGAGCGAAGCCAAGCTGGTCTGGGCTTCGGCAGCGCTGTTTTTCCTGCCTTTATTCCTCACCCTCGGAGTACTTCAGTTTTATCCGGATGGCGTGTATTTTCTGCTGTCGCCGGAAACGGTGGGCTCCATGGAAGAGATGTACGCCCCCACGGCGGAACACCTGGGACGCCCGCGGCATGCGTCCGACGACGTGATGATGCTGGGGTTCTACATCGCCAATAACGTGCGCATCGATTTCCAATGCTTTGCCGGCGGCATCGCCTTCGGCCTCGGGAGCGTTTTTTTCCTGATTTATAACGGGCTGGTAATCGGCGCCGTGGCGGGGCACCTGACGCAGATCGGCTATATCGAGACGTTCTGGGGGTTCGTCGCCGGACACAGTGCGCCGGAACTGATCGGCGCCGTACTTTCCGGAGCGGCCGGCCTGAGAATCGGATTGGCCCTGATCGCGCCGGGAAGACTGCGCCGTGCCGATGCGGTCAAGAAGGCCGCGCAACGCGCGGTGCATCTCCTTTACGGCGCGGCTGGGCTCACCTTTTCCGCTGCTTTCGTGGAAGCATTCTGGTCGCCGATCCGAACGGTCCCGGTGGCGCTCAAATATGGCGTCGGCCTCGCCTTCTGGCTTGCCCTGCTGGTCTATTTCACCCTGGTCGGACGCCGCCGTGCAGCTTGAACGTCTTCAGCTGGATCTGCGTCGGCGTACGCCTTGGGAGGCTTTGGATCTCGGGTTGGTCGCACTGAGACATTGGCGGGGGCCGGTTTATCGCGCCTGGTTCGCCACCATGGTGCCTTTCGCCCTGATCGTGTTTCTGCTGCTCTATCGATGGCCCGCCGTCGCCGCGCTGGTCGTGTGGTGGTTCAAGCCTCTGTTCGACCGGATTCTGCTGAAAGTGTACGCGGAAGCCTCGTTCGACCGGCCGCCCAACGTGCGCGAGGTTTGGCGGGCGTTGCCTGGGCTCGTCCGGAGTTCCGGTTTGCTCATGGGGCTGACCCTTGGGCGTTTCAGCCTGGCCCGTTCGTTTTATCTGCCAGTGGTACAACTCGAAGGGCAACGCGGACGTGCGGCCGCCGCTAGGCGTCGGGTGCTCGGGGGTAAAACCCGCGGCTGCGCGGTGTGGCTTACGTATGTCTGCGCCCATTTTTCGGCGTTTCTGCAGTTTTCGCTGATCCTCCTGATCGAGCTATTTCGGCCACGCGAAGTTTCGTCGGCTTTCGAATGGCTGGCTTTCTTTCGTAGCGACTTCGAAACCTGGCGCATCGTGCTGACCGATCTCGCTTATCTCGTGGGGGAAAGCCTGGTCGAGCCGTTCTATGTCGCCGCCGGTTTCACGCTGTATCTCAACCGCCGCAACGAACTCGAAGGCTGGGATATCGAACTGGGCTTCCGACGCCTGACCCAGCGCATCCAGGCTCAATCCGACCGAACTAGCGAGATGCCCCGCAAGGCGGCCTTTCTGATGGTCTGTTTTTTCTTTGCCGGCTTGTTGTGGCTTCAGGCTCCCCGCGAAGCCATCGCGGAACCACAGCCGGCGAGCGTCGGCGAAACCGGCGAGGCGGCGCAGGCGATCCGAGAGATCTTGGCGGATCCGGTATTCGGACGGAAGATCGAGGAATGGGGGTGGCGCTACCGCGACACGGACAGCGACTCGCCATCGGACGATTCCATCAACTTCGAGTGGCTCAAGACCTTGGCGGAGTGGATAGCCAAGGGTTTTCGAAGCTTCAGCTTCATCACGTTCGCCGTTTTGCTTGCGAGCTTGATCGTCTTGCTTTATCGCCATCGCGAAACGTGGTTGACACGCAACGCCGCCGCCCGCGAAGTACCGGAAATCCTGTTTGGTCTGGACGTGCGTCCGGACTCGCTGCCGCTCGACCTTGTAGCCGAGGCGAAACGGCACCTCGCGGCTGGGGAACGCGCTGCCGCGCTTTCGCTGCTTTACCGCGGCGCTCTTGTCGCCCTGATTCATCGCGCTCATGTCGATTTCCGGCCGGGCGATACCGAGGGCAATTGCCTTAGCCGGGTGCGGGGACGCATTGACCAGGCGGGCGAACGCTATTTCGCCGAGCTGCTGCAGGCCTGGACGCTTACCGCTTACGCCCAGGCCGCGCTACCCGTGGAGGAACTGGCCGATCTCTGCGACCGCTGGCCGGCGCATTTCGCGAACTGAGGCATGACTCGCAAGTTAATCTGGTCGTTGATAGGGGTAGTGGCGCTGATCGTCTTGGTCGGCACCTGGTTTATCTCGCATTTCGAGTACGTACCGGTCACGACCTGGCAAGAGCCGGGCAAGGAGGCACTGCGCGATCCCTATTTAGCTCTCGGCCGCCTCACGGAACGGCTCGGTCGCCCCTTGGTGCGGATCAGCAATGCCCTGGCGTTGGATCAGTTGACGCCTGGCGGCGTGCTGCTGCTGGATCGCAATCGCCGGATCCATGTCAATGCGCGCCGCGCCGAGGCCTTGTTCGAATGGGTGCGCCACGGCGGCTATTTGATCGTCGCGGCGGAATCTCGCTCGGTCGACGACCCCATTCTGGAACGTCTGGGAATCCAATGGTATCAACCTCCGAAACCGGAGCCCAAGCACGGCGCTGATGCCCGGGACCGGCGGCAGGGTTTGCGATCGGACGCCGGGTCACCGAAGCAGGAGCCGGGACAGAACACCGATGCCGGGAAAAACGGCGGGAAGGGGGGAAATGAACAAGAACCGCAGACACTCGAGCTTTCGGATTCGCGCTCGGGCACCGAGCCGGATGTAATCGAGGTACGCCTCCCGACTCTCGACAAGCCGCTGCGCCTTAAGCGGATTTCCCGCTGGAGCAACGCATCGCTGGTGCCGACCGACCCGGTGCCGGTCTGGAAAGCAGGCGTCGCCGAAACACGCAGCA
This region includes:
- a CDS encoding DUF4129 domain-containing protein, which gives rise to MQLERLQLDLRRRTPWEALDLGLVALRHWRGPVYRAWFATMVPFALIVFLLLYRWPAVAALVVWWFKPLFDRILLKVYAEASFDRPPNVREVWRALPGLVRSSGLLMGLTLGRFSLARSFYLPVVQLEGQRGRAAAARRRVLGGKTRGCAVWLTYVCAHFSAFLQFSLILLIELFRPREVSSAFEWLAFFRSDFETWRIVLTDLAYLVGESLVEPFYVAAGFTLYLNRRNELEGWDIELGFRRLTQRIQAQSDRTSEMPRKAAFLMVCFFFAGLLWLQAPREAIAEPQPASVGETGEAAQAIREILADPVFGRKIEEWGWRYRDTDSDSPSDDSINFEWLKTLAEWIAKGFRSFSFITFAVLLASLIVLLYRHRETWLTRNAAAREVPEILFGLDVRPDSLPLDLVAEAKRHLAAGERAAALSLLYRGALVALIHRAHVDFRPGDTEGNCLSRVRGRIDQAGERYFAELLQAWTLTAYAQAALPVEELADLCDRWPAHFAN
- a CDS encoding DUF4350 domain-containing protein: MTRKLIWSLIGVVALIVLVGTWFISHFEYVPVTTWQEPGKEALRDPYLALGRLTERLGRPLVRISNALALDQLTPGGVLLLDRNRRIHVNARRAEALFEWVRHGGYLIVAAESRSVDDPILERLGIQWYQPPKPEPKHGADARDRRQGLRSDAGSPKQEPGQNTDAGKNGGKGGNEQEPQTLELSDSRSGTEPDVIEVRLPTLDKPLRLKRISRWSNASLVPTDPVPVWKAGVAETRSTVLHYDYGEGRITVFDDFDFLSNRQIGEHDHAELIWALIKHYQPQGEVRLATRLAVPSLWEWLAESASTALISGALLIAAWLLAIVPRFGGTLPSPDPERRSLAEHLSAVGRAVWRLGNEGQVHWETVVRQDLRTQILQRHPHIARIPASEQARILAEMSGLPETRVATVLGPPDKPSPRHFVDCVRTVQELEQRM